The Polaribacter tangerinus genome has a segment encoding these proteins:
- a CDS encoding sodium-translocating pyrophosphatase encodes MESLMIWMPIAMAILGLIYMAIKQSWVMKQDAGDGKMKEISDHIYEGALAFLSAEYRLLSFFVFIVSILLAIVAFFVPTTSYLIVISFIFGAIFSAYAGNIGMKIATKTNVRTTQAAITSLPKALKISFGGGTVMGLGVAGLAVLGLTGFFIAFFHVFMDGVWTNTMDMTIVLETLAGFSLGAESIALFARVGGGIYTKAADVGADLVGKVEAGIPEDDPRNPATIADNVGDNVGDVAGMGADLFGSYVATVLAAMVLGNYVIKDMGGSISDDFGGIGPILLPMAIAGAGIIISIIGTMLVKISNNDAKEEQVMGALNKGNWTSIFLVGLSCFGLVMWMLPETMQMEFFGEGLQEISSMRVFYATLVGLIVGAVISSVTEYYTGLGKKPILKIVQQSSTGAGTNIIAGLATGMISTFPSVLLFAGAIWASYAFAGFYGVALAASAMMATTAMQLAIDAFGPISDNAGGIAEMSEQEPIVRERTDILDSVGNTTAATGKGFAIASAALTSLALFAAYVTFTGIDGINIFKAPVLAMLFVGGMVPVVFSALAMNAVGKAAMEMVEEVRRQFRDIAGIMEGTGKPEYDKCVAISTKASLKEMMLPGFLTIGFPLIIAFVPMIFGMDSLAIAEMLGGYMAGVTVSGVLWAIFQNNAGGAWDNAKKSFEAGVEINGEMTYKGSDAHKAAVTGDTVGDPFKDTSGPSMNILIKLTCLIGLVIAPILGGHSLDESNANVQESEVNIVINETNSNLLAATITTTKTVNGKKTSTVKKVEGTISEIEDIAAKAGTITSVNVIKKQDKEE; translated from the coding sequence ATGGAATCACTGATGATTTGGATGCCAATTGCAATGGCTATTTTAGGTTTAATTTACATGGCAATTAAACAATCTTGGGTTATGAAACAAGATGCAGGAGACGGTAAAATGAAAGAAATTTCAGACCACATTTACGAAGGAGCTTTGGCTTTTTTAAGTGCAGAATATCGTTTACTATCATTTTTTGTTTTTATAGTAAGTATCCTATTAGCTATAGTCGCATTCTTTGTTCCTACCACAAGTTATTTAATTGTAATTTCTTTTATTTTTGGCGCTATTTTTTCTGCTTATGCAGGAAATATTGGTATGAAAATAGCTACGAAAACAAATGTAAGAACAACACAAGCAGCAATTACAAGTTTACCTAAAGCACTAAAAATATCTTTTGGTGGTGGAACTGTTATGGGATTGGGAGTTGCAGGTTTAGCAGTACTAGGTTTAACAGGTTTCTTTATAGCTTTCTTTCATGTATTTATGGACGGAGTTTGGACCAATACTATGGATATGACTATAGTGCTTGAAACATTGGCAGGGTTTTCATTAGGTGCAGAATCCATAGCGCTATTTGCCAGAGTAGGTGGTGGAATTTACACTAAAGCTGCAGATGTTGGGGCAGATTTAGTTGGTAAAGTAGAAGCAGGAATACCAGAAGACGACCCAAGAAACCCTGCAACAATAGCAGACAACGTTGGAGATAATGTAGGAGATGTTGCTGGTATGGGAGCAGATTTGTTTGGCTCTTATGTGGCTACAGTTTTGGCTGCAATGGTTTTAGGAAATTATGTAATAAAAGATATGGGTGGTTCAATTTCTGATGACTTCGGTGGCATAGGACCAATTTTATTACCTATGGCTATTGCTGGTGCTGGTATCATTATATCAATAATTGGTACTATGCTAGTAAAAATTAGCAATAATGATGCAAAAGAAGAACAAGTAATGGGTGCTTTAAATAAAGGGAATTGGACTTCTATTTTTTTAGTTGGGCTTTCTTGTTTCGGACTTGTTATGTGGATGCTACCAGAAACAATGCAAATGGAATTTTTTGGTGAAGGATTACAAGAAATATCATCAATGAGAGTTTTTTATGCAACTTTAGTTGGTTTAATTGTTGGTGCTGTTATATCTTCAGTAACTGAATATTACACAGGATTAGGCAAAAAACCAATCTTAAAAATTGTGCAACAATCTTCTACAGGAGCAGGAACTAATATTATTGCAGGTTTAGCCACAGGGATGATATCTACCTTTCCTTCTGTATTATTATTTGCAGGTGCCATTTGGGCTTCTTATGCGTTTGCAGGCTTTTACGGTGTTGCACTAGCAGCATCAGCAATGATGGCAACTACAGCAATGCAATTAGCTATAGATGCATTTGGTCCGATATCTGATAATGCCGGTGGAATTGCAGAAATGAGCGAACAAGAACCAATTGTAAGAGAACGCACAGATATTTTAGACTCTGTTGGAAATACAACTGCAGCAACTGGTAAAGGTTTTGCCATTGCCTCTGCAGCACTTACATCATTAGCTTTATTTGCAGCCTATGTTACGTTTACAGGAATAGACGGAATTAATATTTTTAAAGCTCCTGTATTAGCTATGCTATTTGTAGGTGGTATGGTTCCAGTTGTTTTTTCTGCATTGGCAATGAATGCTGTTGGAAAAGCAGCTATGGAAATGGTAGAAGAAGTTAGAAGACAATTTAGAGATATTGCCGGAATTATGGAAGGAACTGGCAAACCAGAATACGATAAATGTGTGGCTATTTCTACAAAAGCATCTTTAAAGGAAATGATGTTACCAGGATTTTTAACTATCGGATTTCCACTAATTATTGCCTTTGTTCCAATGATTTTTGGAATGGATAGTTTAGCAATTGCAGAAATGCTAGGTGGTTATATGGCTGGTGTTACCGTTTCGGGTGTACTTTGGGCAATATTTCAAAACAATGCAGGTGGTGCTTGGGATAATGCAAAAAAATCTTTTGAAGCGGGTGTAGAAATTAATGGAGAAATGACTTATAAAGGTTCTGATGCCCATAAAGCTGCAGTGACTGGAGATACTGTTGGAGATCCTTTTAAAGATACTTCTGGACCATCAATGAATATTTTAATAAAGCTTACTTGTTTAATTGGCTTGGTAATTGCACCTATTTTAGGCGGACACTCTTTAGATGAAAGTAACGCTAACGTTCAGGAGAGTGAGGTAAATATTGTAATTAATGAAACAAATTCAAATTTATTAGCAGCAACTATTACCACAACAAAAACCGTAAATGGTAAAAAAACAAGTACTGTTAAAAAGGTAGAGGGTACAATTTCAGAAATTGAGGATATTGCAGCAAAAGCTGGTACTATAACTTCTGTAAATGTTATCAAAAAACAAGACAAAGAAGAATAA